In Massilistercora timonensis, the following are encoded in one genomic region:
- the ltrA gene encoding group II intron reverse transcriptase/maturase, which yields MPKPDGGIRKLGIPTVIDRIIQQAMLQQLMPIYEPLFSEDSFGYRPGRGAKDAIFRIKEYTEQGYTRAVVLDLSKYFDTLNHTILLNLLRKRVKDERVIQMVKRYLKSGVMENGVVTETEEGSPQGGNLSPLLANVYLNEFDWEFHRRGVPCIRYADDIVLLAKSERAAERLLESSTKYLEETLKLRVNREKSRTVSAFAIRNFKFLGFCFGKNGKGTYIRVHGKSWKKAKDKLRRLTFRSRCGSIIQTMEKIKVCMRGWLNYYGIADMKNNIESLNGWLYRRIRMCIWKQWKLPKTRRRKLMGLGLPEWAACEGAYSRKSYWRMSNTGVVKRALTKERLINWGFYDLTTAYQSLHVNY from the coding sequence ATTCCGAAGCCGGACGGAGGGATACGAAAACTTGGTATCCCTACTGTCATCGACCGTATCATCCAACAGGCAATGCTCCAACAGCTTATGCCAATCTATGAGCCGCTGTTTTCAGAGGATAGCTTTGGCTATCGTCCGGGAAGAGGAGCAAAAGACGCTATTTTCAGGATAAAGGAGTACACGGAGCAGGGCTATACAAGGGCAGTCGTCCTTGACCTGTCTAAGTATTTCGATACGCTGAACCACACAATCCTGCTGAACCTGCTGAGAAAGCGGGTAAAAGACGAGAGGGTGATACAGATGGTAAAGCGGTACCTGAAAAGCGGAGTGATGGAAAACGGTGTAGTAACAGAGACAGAAGAAGGCTCGCCACAGGGAGGAAATCTTTCCCCACTCTTAGCAAATGTGTATCTGAATGAATTCGACTGGGAGTTCCACAGACGGGGCGTACCGTGCATTCGCTATGCGGATGATATCGTACTGCTGGCGAAAAGCGAACGGGCGGCGGAACGTCTGCTGGAGAGCAGTACAAAATATCTGGAAGAAACACTGAAGCTGAGAGTGAACCGGGAAAAGAGCCGGACGGTCAGTGCATTCGCAATCCGAAATTTTAAGTTCCTTGGTTTTTGTTTTGGGAAGAACGGAAAAGGAACTTATATCCGAGTCCATGGGAAGTCATGGAAGAAAGCCAAGGATAAACTGCGCAGGCTCACTTTCCGGAGCAGGTGTGGGAGTATCATCCAAACCATGGAGAAGATAAAGGTCTGCATGAGAGGATGGCTGAATTACTACGGGATAGCGGACATGAAGAACAACATCGAAAGCCTGAATGGATGGCTGTACCGCCGGATACGGATGTGTATCTGGAAACAATGGAAACTGCCGAAGACCCGAAGAAGAAAGCTGATGGGGCTGGGCTTGCCGGAGTGGGCAGCCTGTGAGGGAGCATACAGCAGGAAATCCTACTGGAGGATGTCTAACACAGGCGTGGTCAAAAGAGCGTTAACTAAAGAAAGACTGATAAACTGGGGTTTTTATGATTTAACCACAGCCTATCAGTCTCTGCACGTCAACTATTGA
- a CDS encoding reverse transcriptase translates to MGTENKESCSQRDSAERKGYVRAHRSFNRIWKERDSAEPDILGKILEKDNLNRAYKRVKANKGAPGIDGMTIEAALPWLRDNNHELVERIRRGKYTPSPVRRV, encoded by the coding sequence ATGGGTACAGAAAACAAAGAAAGCTGCTCGCAAAGAGATAGCGCGGAACGCAAAGGGTATGTGAGAGCGCACCGCTCATTCAACCGGATATGGAAGGAAAGGGACAGTGCAGAGCCGGACATCTTGGGTAAGATTCTGGAAAAAGATAACCTGAACAGAGCTTACAAGAGAGTAAAGGCAAACAAGGGAGCGCCGGGAATCGATGGGATGACCATCGAAGCGGCACTGCCGTGGCTGAGGGATAATAACCACGAGCTGGTAGAAAGAATCAGGAGAGGAAAATACACCCCTTCTCCAGTCAGAAGAGTGTAG
- a CDS encoding RNA polymerase sigma factor gives MGVKAIGRTAFEAIYEKNAQIVYKTALYYSGNCDTAEEITQAVFMKLYVSMENINMEAVDNWLLVTAKHMALNTERKRRREILIEDVIWAEDPPPAAEGPEEKFLSRLRSREHRELAESIFAELHRVNERWYDAVLLTCFLGKPQKEVAEIMDISLDCLHSTLYRARQWIRKNYEEQFHQLNKA, from the coding sequence GTGGGAGTAAAAGCGATAGGCAGGACTGCCTTTGAGGCAATCTATGAAAAGAACGCGCAGATCGTGTACAAGACAGCATTGTACTACTCCGGGAACTGCGATACTGCAGAAGAGATCACGCAGGCTGTGTTCATGAAATTGTATGTGAGCATGGAAAATATCAATATGGAGGCAGTGGATAACTGGCTGTTGGTTACGGCGAAGCATATGGCGCTGAATACAGAGAGAAAGAGACGTCGGGAGATCCTGATAGAGGATGTGATCTGGGCAGAGGATCCTCCGCCGGCGGCGGAAGGCCCGGAAGAAAAGTTCTTAAGCCGGCTGCGCAGCCGGGAACATCGGGAACTGGCGGAATCGATCTTTGCCGAACTGCATCGGGTAAATGAAAGATGGTATGATGCCGTCCTCCTTACCTGCTTTTTGGGAAAACCGCAGAAAGAGGTGGCAGAGATCATGGATATTTCTCTGGATTGTCTCCACAGTACTCTGTATCGGGCAAGACAATGGATACGGAAGAATTATGAAGAACAGTTTCATCAGTTGAACAAAGCATAA
- a CDS encoding HIT family protein: protein MRDENCIFCKLANGDIPTATLYEDDDFRVILDAGPASKGHALILPKEHYKNLYELDDEIAAKALVLAKKMITRLTDVLGCDGYNIVQNNGEVAGQTVFHFHIHLIPRYEGDEVGLGWKMGELTDEVRDEILSKLG from the coding sequence ATGAGAGACGAAAACTGTATTTTCTGTAAGCTGGCAAACGGGGATATCCCTACCGCCACCCTGTATGAGGACGATGACTTCCGGGTGATCCTGGATGCGGGCCCGGCTTCCAAGGGGCATGCGCTAATCCTGCCCAAGGAGCATTACAAGAACCTGTATGAGCTGGATGACGAGATCGCGGCGAAGGCGCTGGTGCTGGCCAAGAAGATGATCACAAGGCTTACGGATGTACTGGGCTGCGACGGTTATAACATCGTTCAGAACAACGGGGAAGTGGCCGGACAGACGGTATTTCATTTCCACATCCATCTGATCCCTCGGTATGAAGGGGATGAAGTGGGGCTTGGCTGGAAGATGGGCGAGCTTACCGATGAGGTCAGAGACGAGATTCTGTCAAAATTGGGATAA
- a CDS encoding HAMP domain-containing sensor histidine kinase, whose protein sequence is MFSATDYDKLQQIMEEAPWKKELLTRLLESHRMEVSAISHEIRNPFTLIYSTLQMIEGERPDVTTCTHWQTLCRDMEYMKQLLEELSSYNNGDHLKLAPMDTNTFLKTLALSFASSLVDTDIEFRSEISPELPPVTVDGVKLRQVLLNLLRNARDAVTSTSCPRDHSPSIGLRAHLSGGMLQITVSDNGCGIPEEELSHIFQPFVTYKENGTGLGLAIARRIIAAHGGSLEAASAPGVRTVFTVSLPI, encoded by the coding sequence ATGTTTTCAGCGACAGACTACGACAAATTACAACAGATCATGGAGGAAGCTCCCTGGAAAAAGGAACTCCTCACCAGGCTTCTGGAATCTCACCGGATGGAAGTAAGCGCCATCAGCCATGAGATCCGCAATCCCTTCACCCTCATCTACAGCACACTGCAGATGATCGAAGGCGAGCGGCCCGACGTCACTACCTGCACACACTGGCAGACGCTTTGTCGGGATATGGAATATATGAAACAGCTTCTGGAAGAACTCTCTTCCTATAATAATGGAGACCACCTGAAGCTTGCTCCTATGGATACCAATACGTTCCTTAAGACCCTGGCCCTGTCTTTCGCCTCTTCCCTGGTGGACACGGACATTGAGTTCCGCTCGGAGATCTCTCCGGAGCTTCCCCCGGTTACTGTAGATGGAGTAAAGCTGCGCCAGGTGCTCCTGAATCTCCTTCGAAATGCCCGGGACGCGGTGACTTCCACCTCCTGCCCCAGGGACCACTCTCCTTCCATCGGTTTGCGCGCACACCTCTCCGGCGGTATGCTTCAGATCACGGTATCCGATAACGGCTGCGGTATCCCGGAAGAAGAACTGTCCCATATCTTCCAGCCCTTCGTCACCTACAAGGAAAACGGCACCGGCTTAGGCCTTGCCATTGCCCGACGGATCATAGCCGCCCACGGCGGGTCCCTAGAAGCAGCTTCCGCCCCAGGAGTCCGTACGGTATTCACGGTGTCTCTTCCAATATAA
- a CDS encoding rhomboid family intramembrane serine protease has translation MILAAVNVAVFFFLSFQGMTEDAGFMLEHGAMYVPLMLEQGKYSPLFTSMFLHFGFSHLVNNMVMLLVIGWNLELEIGRIKFLIIYFASGFCGNIASVLWDLHTGQYAVSAGASGAIFGITGALLYVAIRNRGQIGNVTGRGLVFMVALSLYYGFSSGGVDNFAHIGGLVSGFVLAVLLYWKRHREYRTDSWGGSCF, from the coding sequence ATGATACTGGCAGCGGTGAATGTGGCTGTTTTCTTCTTTCTCAGTTTCCAGGGGATGACGGAAGACGCCGGGTTCATGCTGGAGCACGGAGCCATGTATGTGCCTCTGATGCTGGAGCAGGGGAAGTACAGCCCGCTGTTTACCAGTATGTTTCTTCATTTTGGATTCTCGCATCTGGTCAACAATATGGTGATGCTGCTGGTAATCGGCTGGAATCTGGAACTGGAGATCGGCAGGATCAAATTTTTGATCATTTATTTCGCCAGTGGGTTCTGTGGAAATATTGCTTCTGTACTGTGGGATCTTCACACCGGACAGTACGCAGTTTCCGCGGGAGCCTCCGGAGCCATCTTCGGGATCACAGGAGCGCTGCTTTATGTAGCGATCCGCAACCGGGGACAGATCGGCAATGTGACAGGCCGGGGCCTGGTGTTTATGGTGGCTCTTAGTCTTTACTATGGCTTCTCCAGCGGCGGGGTGGATAATTTTGCCCACATCGGCGGGCTGGTCTCCGGGTTTGTGCTGGCAGTGTTATTATATTGGAAGAGACACCGTGAATACCGTACGGACTCCTGGGGCGGAAGCTGCTTCTAG
- a CDS encoding DUF6382 domain-containing protein, with protein sequence MERKITIEEAGVYQEDYQMKMLGTGEPEGLLPVKGRGLDGSSFYDYDVSGKVSFQALYERNKITGEDLKVFLRRFQMVLGEVARYLLDINKILLKPEYLFYEDGNVYFCYYPPFQGDIWQEFHDLTEYFVKQADYGDKECVRMVFLLHKGTMEENYSLEKLIGECLKKEEPKEEPEKEEYDTREHDWITSQEMGSLIMEETENLWTPVKRFLRRHKKPKWGDWDGLYIEEDEL encoded by the coding sequence ATGGAACGAAAGATAACGATTGAAGAAGCGGGAGTATATCAGGAGGATTATCAGATGAAGATGCTTGGGACAGGGGAGCCGGAAGGTCTCTTGCCGGTGAAAGGGAGGGGGCTGGATGGCAGCAGCTTCTATGATTATGACGTCAGCGGGAAGGTTTCTTTCCAGGCGCTGTATGAGAGAAATAAGATCACCGGGGAGGATCTTAAGGTGTTCCTGCGGAGATTTCAGATGGTGCTGGGGGAAGTCGCCCGGTATCTTCTGGACATCAACAAGATCCTGCTGAAGCCGGAGTATCTCTTCTACGAGGACGGGAATGTGTATTTCTGTTACTATCCGCCCTTTCAGGGGGATATCTGGCAGGAATTCCATGATCTTACGGAATATTTTGTAAAGCAGGCGGACTATGGGGATAAGGAGTGCGTCCGGATGGTGTTCCTGCTCCACAAGGGAACCATGGAGGAGAACTACAGCCTGGAGAAACTGATCGGCGAGTGCCTGAAGAAGGAAGAGCCGAAGGAGGAACCTGAGAAAGAAGAATACGATACTCGGGAGCACGACTGGATCACCAGCCAGGAGATGGGAAGCCTTATTATGGAAGAGACCGAGAACCTGTGGACCCCTGTGAAACGGTTCCTGCGCAGGCACAAGAAACCCAAGTGGGGAGACTGGGACGGGCTGTATATCGAAGAGGATGAATTGTAA
- a CDS encoding TadE/TadG family type IV pilus assembly protein — MRGKRIWLAGSLTVEMSLLMPLILLLLMSSILAVFYFHDKNILAGAAYETAAVAGTRAREEEGTDAGEMEALFRERAEGKCILFPTPSASVEVTEAEVTVSAWVSRGRFGLTVEKKMAVTHPEKEIRDRKRLIDTGEAIINGTKDND, encoded by the coding sequence GTGAGAGGAAAAAGGATCTGGCTTGCCGGAAGCCTGACGGTGGAAATGTCTCTTCTGATGCCTCTGATCCTTCTCCTGCTTATGAGCAGCATCCTGGCGGTCTTCTACTTCCACGACAAGAACATCCTGGCGGGGGCGGCCTATGAAACCGCCGCTGTGGCGGGAACCAGGGCCCGGGAGGAAGAAGGGACGGATGCCGGGGAGATGGAGGCCTTGTTCCGGGAGCGGGCAGAGGGGAAATGTATTCTCTTTCCCACGCCTTCCGCTTCGGTGGAGGTCACAGAGGCAGAGGTCACTGTGTCGGCCTGGGTGAGCCGGGGACGGTTTGGCCTGACGGTGGAGAAGAAGATGGCGGTGACTCACCCGGAGAAGGAGATCCGGGACAGAAAAAGACTGATAGATACAGGAGAAGCGATCATAAATGGAACGAAAGATAACGATTGA
- a CDS encoding prepilin peptidase yields MWEVGRMMCLGALAGLSVTDIFWRRIPAEILVMGTAGVLLYQAVCREMDPALLAGGAAVGAGFLLLSKVTGEGIGYGDSWGILVLGLYLGLWKLLEVLAGTFLLLLAASLVVLAGKGMKAGAKRGIPFFPFLTGGYLMGLMMGGALW; encoded by the coding sequence ATGTGGGAAGTAGGACGGATGATGTGCCTGGGGGCGCTTGCGGGACTTTCGGTGACCGACATCTTCTGGCGGAGGATCCCGGCGGAGATCTTGGTCATGGGAACCGCAGGAGTGCTGCTTTATCAGGCGGTATGCCGGGAGATGGATCCTGCCCTGCTGGCGGGAGGCGCCGCCGTGGGAGCGGGATTCCTTTTGCTCAGCAAAGTTACGGGAGAAGGGATCGGATACGGGGACAGCTGGGGGATCCTGGTGCTGGGGCTGTATCTGGGACTGTGGAAGCTTCTGGAAGTACTGGCGGGAACCTTTCTGCTCCTTCTGGCCGCCTCTCTGGTGGTTCTGGCAGGAAAAGGGATGAAGGCGGGCGCGAAGCGGGGGATCCCCTTCTTTCCTTTCCTGACCGGGGGCTATCTGATGGGACTGATGATGGGAGGTGCGCTTTGGTGA
- a CDS encoding pilus assembly protein, whose product MPIFFFAVVSLLFLMEIMSIQTAVRSGLQYAGKLAAEEAYPTSVLRPGKVEQDVTAAIGADRLGRSLVEGGIDCSRSRMSLRTGVAELSAVYHVRVPLPIFRIPLLEYEETMRVKGWTGYERTGFGTESEETVYVTETGLVYHKDYHCTHLELSIRMVSLSDVAGLRNESGGKYHACEHCGAESAGGVYITDTGNRYHSSLSCSGLKRTVYAVPVSEVVGKGACSRCGK is encoded by the coding sequence GTGCCCATCTTCTTCTTCGCGGTGGTAAGCCTTCTCTTCCTTATGGAGATCATGTCTATCCAGACGGCGGTCCGCTCCGGCCTGCAGTACGCCGGGAAGCTGGCGGCGGAAGAGGCCTATCCTACATCGGTCCTGAGGCCGGGGAAGGTGGAGCAGGATGTGACAGCCGCCATTGGGGCGGACCGGCTTGGAAGGAGCCTGGTGGAAGGAGGGATCGACTGCAGCCGGTCCCGGATGTCCCTGCGCACCGGGGTGGCGGAACTGTCCGCCGTCTACCATGTGCGGGTGCCCCTGCCTATCTTCCGGATCCCGCTGCTGGAATACGAAGAGACCATGCGGGTAAAGGGATGGACCGGGTATGAGAGGACCGGGTTCGGGACAGAGAGCGAGGAGACGGTATATGTGACGGAGACAGGCCTGGTGTATCACAAGGACTACCACTGTACCCATCTGGAACTGTCCATCCGCATGGTATCCCTCTCCGATGTGGCTGGGCTTCGCAACGAAAGCGGCGGAAAGTACCACGCCTGTGAGCACTGCGGGGCAGAAAGCGCCGGCGGAGTCTATATCACGGACACCGGGAACCGGTATCACAGTTCCCTGTCCTGCAGCGGCCTGAAGCGGACGGTGTACGCGGTGCCGGTGTCCGAGGTGGTTGGAAAGGGGGCGTGTTCCCGATGTGGGAAGTAG
- a CDS encoding DUF5702 domain-containing protein yields the protein MRAQGYRSGLKGEVTAYLSLVFLLLVSFTGSMMESASIQNAKNYGRADMNRAMESVFAEYQKELLEDYDIFALEGSYETGNYSEALLKKRLAYYGAGSMKQKVQAIEFLTDQGGRAFYRQAAAYMEHKYGLSAFQGQEGDATIWRQQEQEAKKVQEQERQQQQELSDLLEQEEGALPEKDNPIAHVDKLKSSPLLELVTPKEMTVSQKAIRLEETASHRTLQEGYGEFTQGEEETGALSDVLFGEYLMDHFSGATEGKDTGALDYELEYLLAGEGSDRENLEAVAGKLLLLRFVPNYVHLQSSAGKKAEARALAGTLCTLLAVPAITEAAAQAILLAWAFGESVMDLRALLRGSKVPLVKTEENWQLSLANLMKLGGEEDPGDGKDGKTGLDYRAYLRILLLLESKEDLSIRALDLIEANMKAEHGLTFFRADQCISRLEMESTCSLRRGVTYRFPTYFAYQ from the coding sequence GTGAGAGCGCAGGGATATAGATCCGGGCTTAAGGGGGAGGTGACGGCCTACTTAAGTCTGGTATTCCTCCTCCTTGTGTCCTTTACCGGATCCATGATGGAGAGCGCTTCCATCCAGAACGCCAAGAATTATGGCCGGGCGGATATGAACCGGGCCATGGAATCGGTGTTTGCGGAGTACCAGAAGGAGCTTCTGGAAGACTATGATATCTTCGCCCTGGAAGGAAGCTATGAGACCGGCAATTACTCAGAAGCCCTGCTGAAAAAGCGACTTGCATACTACGGGGCGGGGAGTATGAAACAAAAGGTGCAGGCCATTGAATTCCTGACGGACCAGGGAGGCCGGGCCTTCTACCGGCAGGCGGCGGCCTATATGGAACACAAATACGGGCTGTCCGCCTTCCAGGGCCAGGAAGGGGACGCTACGATCTGGAGGCAGCAGGAGCAGGAGGCGAAGAAAGTCCAGGAACAGGAGCGGCAACAACAGCAGGAGCTGTCGGATCTTCTGGAGCAGGAGGAGGGAGCCCTGCCGGAGAAGGACAATCCCATCGCTCATGTGGACAAGCTAAAGTCTTCCCCTCTTCTGGAGCTTGTGACGCCAAAAGAAATGACGGTTTCTCAGAAGGCCATCCGCCTGGAGGAGACGGCAAGCCACCGTACTCTTCAGGAAGGGTACGGAGAATTTACCCAGGGAGAGGAAGAAACGGGGGCGCTGTCGGACGTACTGTTCGGAGAGTATCTGATGGATCATTTCTCCGGGGCGACGGAAGGGAAGGATACCGGGGCCCTGGATTATGAGCTGGAGTATCTTCTGGCAGGGGAAGGGAGCGACCGGGAGAATCTGGAGGCGGTGGCAGGGAAACTTTTGCTGCTGCGGTTTGTGCCCAATTACGTTCATCTCCAGAGCAGCGCTGGGAAGAAGGCGGAGGCCCGGGCGCTGGCGGGGACCTTATGCACCCTGCTGGCAGTTCCCGCCATCACGGAGGCGGCAGCCCAGGCGATCCTTTTGGCATGGGCATTCGGGGAATCGGTGATGGATCTAAGAGCGCTGCTTAGGGGAAGCAAGGTGCCTCTGGTGAAGACGGAGGAGAACTGGCAGCTCTCCCTTGCCAACCTGATGAAGCTTGGCGGGGAGGAGGATCCGGGGGATGGAAAGGACGGAAAGACAGGCCTTGACTACAGGGCTTACCTTCGGATCCTGCTGCTTCTGGAGTCAAAGGAGGACTTAAGCATCCGGGCCCTGGATCTGATCGAGGCAAATATGAAGGCAGAACATGGGCTTACGTTCTTCCGGGCAGATCAGTGCATCAGCCGCCTGGAGATGGAGAGTACCTGTTCTCTGCGAAGAGGGGTGACCTACCGGTTCCCTACGTATTTTGCCTATCAATGA
- a CDS encoding Flp1 family type IVb pilin, which translates to MWRLRYFMQTLKEEKGIGVVEVILILVVLIGLVIIFKSQLTSLVQTIFQKITSESAGI; encoded by the coding sequence ATGTGGAGACTGAGATATTTTATGCAGACATTGAAGGAAGAAAAAGGGATCGGCGTGGTGGAAGTGATCCTGATCCTGGTGGTACTGATCGGTCTGGTGATCATTTTCAAGTCCCAGCTCACCAGCCTGGTGCAGACCATATTTCAGAAGATCACCAGTGAGAGCGCAGGGATATAG
- a CDS encoding type II secretion system F family protein — protein MTLPVSGLLLGMGLLIFLLDFQRSTVRLEGGLIRNPYGKGKRVEELRAALEGGGSANLTVEVSEQAYDGAGIQELFHRSTALLEREILGENQSLDRIEQDMNLVTEVPGEPVDVSWELDRYDVMNVYGELQEEALSPEGTLVNLKAVLTYQEDETRQALYECTAMIYPRTLGAEETRQKNLEQEIRDRDKETQTREELRLPETVDGKKVRYYPRLDIRGLVIMGMALMTGLLLLAKEKQDLLKEQQKRKEQMIRDYPEIISKLTLFLGAGMTVKRAWKKIITDYETKGKARGERYVYEEMIRTAREMDSGVMESESYERFGRRCQVQEYMRLGALLSQNLRKGTKGLTQMLRMEAIQAFEERKARAKRLGEEAGTKLLAPMFLMLAVVLVIVIVPAFLSIQL, from the coding sequence TTGACGCTGCCGGTGTCCGGGCTGCTGCTGGGGATGGGGCTTCTCATCTTCCTTCTGGACTTCCAGAGGTCCACGGTCCGTCTGGAGGGGGGCCTGATCCGGAATCCCTACGGGAAGGGAAAGCGGGTGGAAGAACTAAGAGCAGCCCTGGAGGGAGGAGGATCGGCGAACCTTACGGTGGAGGTCTCGGAGCAGGCCTACGACGGAGCCGGGATCCAGGAGCTTTTTCACAGATCCACAGCCCTTTTGGAGAGGGAGATCCTGGGAGAGAACCAGTCCCTGGACCGGATCGAGCAGGATATGAACCTGGTGACGGAGGTCCCCGGGGAGCCGGTGGACGTGTCCTGGGAGCTGGACCGCTATGATGTGATGAACGTCTACGGGGAATTGCAGGAAGAAGCCCTCTCCCCGGAGGGGACCCTGGTGAACCTGAAGGCGGTCCTTACCTATCAGGAGGACGAGACCCGGCAGGCCCTCTATGAATGTACGGCGATGATATACCCAAGGACCCTGGGGGCGGAAGAGACCCGGCAGAAAAATCTGGAGCAGGAGATCCGGGACCGGGACAAGGAGACCCAGACCCGGGAGGAGCTGCGGCTTCCGGAGACGGTGGACGGGAAAAAGGTGCGCTACTATCCCAGGCTTGACATCCGGGGACTTGTGATCATGGGGATGGCTCTCATGACAGGGCTTTTGCTCCTGGCCAAAGAGAAGCAGGACCTTCTGAAGGAACAGCAGAAGAGGAAGGAGCAGATGATCCGGGATTACCCGGAGATCATCAGTAAGCTGACCTTGTTCCTGGGCGCGGGGATGACGGTGAAGCGGGCCTGGAAGAAGATCATAACGGATTATGAAACCAAAGGAAAAGCCCGGGGGGAGCGGTACGTTTACGAGGAAATGATAAGGACCGCCCGGGAGATGGACAGCGGGGTGATGGAGTCCGAGAGTTACGAGCGGTTCGGCAGGCGTTGCCAGGTCCAGGAGTACATGCGGCTTGGAGCGCTGCTGTCCCAGAACTTAAGAAAAGGGACCAAGGGACTGACACAGATGCTGCGGATGGAGGCGATCCAGGCATTCGAGGAGAGAAAAGCCCGGGCAAAAAGGCTGGGCGAGGAGGCGGGGACCAAGCTCCTGGCGCCTATGTTCCTTATGCTGGCGGTGGTGCTGGTGATCGTGATCGTGCCGGCGTTTCTGTCCATCCAGTTGTAG
- a CDS encoding type II secretion system F family protein — translation MGRFREFGEKIRSLSTGRSYWQQAIRKRERAAAFVKAAGFVVLTAWLYYRSFWAVPALCPLLVWKYRSREAEYLRKKRSAFLLQFKEMIQDMASALNSGYSVENALRETQKELKLLYPPEELISVELERMVRQMRLQMPMEQVFEEFAGRVELEDVENFAAVFSAAKRSGGDMIGIIQNTVGQIGDKIEVHREIDTILAAKKYEFKVMSWIPYGIIFYLTLSFPEFTACLYGNIAGTGVMTICLLVYTGACVLGEKLVDIEV, via the coding sequence ATGGGAAGATTCAGGGAATTTGGAGAAAAGATCAGGAGCTTGTCCACCGGGAGAAGCTACTGGCAGCAGGCGATCCGGAAGCGTGAGCGGGCCGCGGCATTTGTGAAGGCGGCAGGCTTCGTGGTCCTGACGGCCTGGCTTTACTACCGGTCCTTCTGGGCAGTGCCGGCGCTGTGCCCGCTGCTGGTGTGGAAGTACCGGAGCCGGGAGGCGGAGTATCTGAGGAAGAAAAGGAGCGCGTTTCTCCTGCAGTTCAAGGAGATGATCCAGGATATGGCTTCCGCGCTGAACAGTGGCTACTCCGTGGAAAACGCCCTTCGGGAGACGCAGAAAGAGCTTAAGCTTCTGTACCCGCCGGAGGAGCTGATCTCGGTGGAACTGGAACGGATGGTGCGCCAGATGCGGCTGCAGATGCCTATGGAGCAGGTGTTCGAGGAGTTCGCAGGGCGGGTGGAACTGGAGGATGTGGAGAATTTCGCCGCGGTATTCTCCGCGGCAAAGCGAAGCGGCGGGGATATGATCGGGATCATCCAGAATACGGTGGGACAGATCGGAGATAAGATCGAGGTCCACCGGGAGATCGACACTATCCTTGCGGCGAAGAAGTATGAATTCAAAGTAATGTCCTGGATCCCATACGGGATCATCTTTTATCTGACCTTAAGTTTTCCGGAATTTACCGCGTGTTTATATGGAAATATAGCAGGAACAGGAGTGATGACGATATGTTTGCTGGTTTATACGGGCGCCTGCGTGCTTGGCGAAAAGCTGGTAGATATCGAGGTTTGA